Proteins from a single region of Nomascus leucogenys isolate Asia chromosome 21, Asia_NLE_v1, whole genome shotgun sequence:
- the LOC105738549 gene encoding uncharacterized protein LOC105738549: protein MVGSARLGPAPLTLFVTTAAGTQGVRATKLVTYPAPRQFAVGAFTAAGRAWLFAPSLGASFSKLRSQQRSRDFCGRLFLRAERRAGGFTSSGDDFLTRQRSICWETPGDRTSFRQFAPGQVYQLRQKAGLQNPWRTA from the coding sequence ATGGTGGGCTCCGCGCGGCTGGGTCCGGCACCCTTGACCCTCTTTGTAACCACCGCGGCGGGCACCCAGGGAGTTCGAGCAACGAAGTTGGTGACCTACCCCGCTCCCAGGCAGTTTGCTGTTGGGGCTTTCACGGCTGCTGGAAGGGCATGGCTGTTTGCCCCATCACTGGGCGCCAGCTTCTCAAAGCTACGTTCACAGCAACGCAGTAGGGACTTTTGCGGCAGGCTTTTTTTAAGAGCTGAAAGAAGGGCGGGAGGGTTTACGTCCTCGGGTGATGATTTCCTCACTAGACAACGAAGTATCTGTTGGGAAACTCCAGGTGACCGCACCTCCTTCCGACAGTTCGCCCCGGGGCAAGTTTACCAGCTGCGTCAGAAAGCAGGTTTGCAAAATCCTTGGAGAACGGCCTGA